The following proteins are co-located in the Solanum pennellii chromosome 1, SPENNV200 genome:
- the LOC107007188 gene encoding uncharacterized protein LOC107007188 isoform X5 — MGEHEEWAEPSGLLPNGLVPDAGPVIRVLDSERWSKAEERTAELIACIKPDQPSEERRNAVADYVQRLIMKCFPCQVFTFGSVPLKTYLPDGDIDLTTFSNNQSLKDTWAHQVRDMLEKEEKNENAEFHVKEVQYIQAEVKLIKCLVENIVVDISFNQLGGLCTLCFLEEVDHLINQNHLFKRSIILIKAWCYYESRLLGAHHGLISTYALETLVLYIFHVFNNNFAGPLEVLYRFLEFFSNFDWDNFCVSLWGPVPINSLPDVTAEPPRKDGGELLLSKTFLDSCSSVYAVFPGGQENQGQPFVSKHFNVIDPLRVNNNLGRSVSKGNFYRIRSAFGFGAKRLARLLDCPRENIIYEVNQFFMNTWDRHGSGQRPDAPEAELSRLRLSTPDDIPDSQNFSVTSSGKKVKKVEGANPPNVSSQHGNHSSGTFSRMSDFSVSSYSENQKNHGNLRSSRVSDQVQKETTSSQVLHSDKIQRESKSDQIANDIQGRFVFARTRSSPELTETYGDGNNQGRRGRALETAKTQPTLSRQDSSYKRRNQGSENVAGQSGRSLNDSMPRHVPSHQSHDPITESNCVSNSFHQESGIDVLNEELSSAGGTHGMHQEEQDLVNMMASTSIHGLNGQIHFPFNWASAQLPFPISPSFLTSMGYNQRNMPGVPTNIPFTNPAFSNMPYPHSLISPHLNQYFPGLGFNPTSEDPVDRNIENFSSMEMNSGEAENDFWQDQDGGSSVGFDPENGNYETLQSEFKQQSVHSGFNFVPSTWVSGSGNPLGAQQKYMKEKHGPIREEHSDKIQFQDSRLNDIYAEERMASSRFSSSAHSSSMRSKTSSESSWDGSSAKSSKSTRERRGKKTGASEPTTGYGKGKMMSDHVSDQAEEEDQDWNSVSNAGTEMAERNQGPHSVISMHLARHVPEHEIAQTSDSDTMIPITPMLIGPGSRQRTTDNSGVIAFYPTGPPVPFLTMLPIYNISPEAGTPDSSTSHLGGEECLDHSDSAHNFELSEGLDHSEDLTPSSSFRGATSLEPPGERKPDILNSDFASHWQNLQYGRFCQNPRHTGPLVYHSPVMVPPGYLQGRFPWDGPGRPHSANMNVFTQLMSCGPRVLPISPVQSASNRPPNVFPRYVDEIPRFRSGTGTYLPNPKVSVRDRHSSNTRRGNYNYERNDNHVDREGNWNMNPKSRAGGRNYNRSQSEKSNSRVDRLASSDSRADRSWSSHKHDSVPYLSQNGQLRGNSSHSGPPNVAYGMYPLTAMNPSGPTSNGPGGSPVVMLYPFDHNASYGSQGSQGEQLEFGSLSSAGFSGANEQPQPGEGNRQRGAFEEHRFRAVSGQRSSPDQPSSPHHQR, encoded by the exons ATGGGAGAACATGAGGAATGGGCAGAGCCAAGTGGGCTATTACCGAATGGGTTAGTGCCAGATGCAGGACCTGTCATCAGAGTCCTCGACTCTGAGAGATGGTCAAAGGCTGAGGAAAGGACTGCAGAGCTCATTGCCTGCATTAAGCCTGACCAACCATCTGAGGAGCGCAGAAATGCTGTTGCTGATTACGTCCAGCGGCTCATCATGAAGTGCTTCCCATGTCAG GTTTTTACATTTGGTTCAGTGCCCCTGAAGACTTATCTTCCCGACGGGGATATTGATTTAACTACCTTCAGTAATAACCAAAGTTTAAAAGATACATGGGCTCATCAGGTTCGTGATATGCTagagaaggaggagaaaaatgaaaatgctgAATTTCATGTCAAGGAGGTTCAGTACATTCAGGCAGAA GTGAAGTTAATAAAATGTTTAGTTGAAAATATCGTGGTTGACATATCTTTCAATCAGCTAGGGGGTCTATGTACCCTTTGTTTCCTGGAGGAG GTTGATCACCTAATAAACCAGAATCATCTATTCAAGCGCAGTATTATCTTGATTAAGGCATGGTGTTATTATGAGAGCCGTCTACTGGGTGCTCATCATGGTCTCATTTCAACTTATGCCCTGGAAACCTTAGTTCTTTATATATTTCATGTGTTCAACAATAACTTTGCTGGGCCACTTGAG GTCCTTTACCGCTTCTTGGAGTTCTTCAGCAACTTCGACTGGGACAACTTTTGTGTTAGTTTATGGGGTCCTGTGCCAATTAATTCACTTCCTGATGTCACTG CGGAACCTCCTCGCAAAGATGGTGGGGAATTGCTTCTCAGTAAAACATTTCTTGATTCCTGTAGCTCCGTCTATGCTGTTTTTCCCGGCGGGCAGGAAAACCAAGGGCAACCTTTCGTCTCTAAACATTTTAATGTGATAGATCCTTTACGAGTAAACAACAACCTTGGCCGTAGTGTGAGTAAAG GTAACTTTTATAGGATACGGAGTGCGTTTGGATTTGGTGCCAAAAGGCTGGCAAGATTACTGGACTGCCCcagagaaaatataatttatgaagTAAATCAGTTTTTTATGAATACATGGGACAGGCATGGCAGTGGCCAAAGGCCTGATGCCCCAGAGGCCGAATTGTCACGCCTAAGATTGTCAACGCCAGATGACATACCAGACTCTCAGAATTTCAGTGTAACCTCCAGTGGAAAaaaagtgaagaaggtggaggGAGCCAATCCACCGAATGTTTCTTCTCAACATGGTAATCATTCTTCTGGAACCTTTTCTAGAATGAGTGATTTTTCTGTTTCCTCTTATTCTGAAAACCAAAAGAACCATGGTAATTTGAGAAGCTCAAGGGTTTCTGATCAAGTGCAGAAGGAAACCACTTCCTCTCAGGTTTTACATTCAGACAAAATTCAGAGAGAATCTAAATCTGATCAAATAGCGAATGATATCCAGGGTAGGTTCGTTTTTGCCAGAACAAGGTCTAGTCCCGAGCTTACAGAAACCTATGGTGACGGTAACAATCAAGGAAGACGCGGAAGAGCTCTAGAGACTGCAAAAACACAACCCACTCTGTCGAGGCAGGACAGCAGTTATAAGAGGAGGAACCAAGGATCTGAAAATGTAGCAGGTCAGAGTGGTCGATCTTTAAATGATAGCATGCCAAGACACGTTCCATCCCATCAGAGTCATGATCCTATCACCGAATCTAACTGCGTATCAAATAGCTTTCATCAAGAATCAGGCATCGATGTTCTGAATGAAGAGCTATCATCCGCTGGTGGGACACATGGGATGCATCAGGAAGAGCAAGATCTTGTGAACATGATGGCATCTACTTCAATTCATGGACTTAATGGGCaaattcattttccttttaactgGGCTTCAGCTCAATTACCGTTTCCTATCTCTCCTTCATTTCTGACTTCTATGGGTTATAATCAACGAAATATGCCAGGAGTTCCCACAAATATTCCATTTACGAATCCTGCATTTTCGAACATGCCATATCCGCATAGTTTGATTTCACCCCATCTCAACCAGTACTTCCCAGGCCTCGGGTTCAATCCAACTTCTGAAGATCCAGTTGACCGcaatattgaaaattttagcTCTATGGAGATGAACTCAGGCGAGGCAGAAAATGATTTCTGGCAAGATCAAGATGGTGGCTCCAGTGTTGGATTTGACCCAGAAAATGGAAATTATGAAACACTTCAATCTGAATTTAAGCAACAGTCTGTACATTCAGGTTTTAACTTTGTTCCTTCAACTTGGGTTAGTGGCTCTGGCAACCCTCTGGGAGCTCAGCAGAAGTATATGAAGGAAAAACATGGGCCAATTAGGGAAGAGCATTCTGATAAAATTCAGTTTCAGGATAGCCGGTTGAATGACATTTATGCTGAAGAAAGGATGGCAAGTTCCAGGTTCTCATCCAGTGCTCATAGTAGTTCTATGAGAAGTAAAACCTCCTCTGAGAGTTCTTGGGATGGGTCTTCCGCTAAAAGCTCAAAGTCAACAAGGGAAAGGCGGGGAAAGAAAACAGGTGCTTCAGAGCCAACTACTGGTTATGGAAAAGGTAAAATGATGTCTGACCATGTTTCAGATCAAGCTGAGGAGGAGGATCAGGATTGGAATTCTGTTTCAAATGCGGGTACTGAAATGGCTGAGAGAAACCAAGGACCTCACTCTGTTATTTCCATGCACCTTGCAAGGCATGTGCCTGAACATGAAATTGCTCAGACTAGTGACTCGGACACAATGATACCCATTACACCAATGCTTATTGGGCCTGGTTCTCGGCAAAGAACGACTGATAATTCTGGGGTTATTGCATTTTACCCCACTGGACCACCAGTTCCATTTCTAACTATGCTTccaatatataatatttcacCTGAGGCAGGAACTCCTGATTCTTCAACAAGTCATTTAGGAGGAGAAGAATGCCTAGATCATAGTGATTCAGCCCATAACTTTGAGTTATCTGAGGGACTTGATCACTCTGAAGATTTAACTCCATCCAGTTCTTTCAGAGGGGCTACTTCTTTGGAGCCACCTGGTGAACGGAAGCCTGATATACTTAACAGTGACTTTGCTAGTCATTGGCAAAACTTGCAATATGGAAGGTTTTGCCAAAACCCTAGACATACTGGACCACTAGTTTATCATTCTCCAGTAATGGTACCACCTGGATATTTACAGGGTCGTTTCCCGTGGGATGGTCCTGGAAGACCTCATTCAGCCAACATGAACGTCTTTACTCAGCTGATGAGCTGTGGTCCTCGTGTATTGCCCATTTCACCCGTACAGTCTGCTTCTAATAGACCTCCTAATGTGTTTCCGCGGTATGTTGATGAGATACCAAGATTCCGTAGCGGGACAGGGACATACCTGCCAAATCCT AAGGTTTCAGTTAGGGATCGACACTCATCTAATACAAGAAGGGGAAATTACAACTATGAGAGAAACGATAACCATGTTGACAGAGAGGGGAATTGGAATATGAATCCAAAATCTCGTGCTGGTGGGCGCAATTATAACCGCAGCCAATCTGAGAAATCAAACTCAAGAGTGGATCGGTTGGCATCCAGTGACAGCCGGGCAGACAGATCATGGAGCTCACATAAACATGATTCTGTTCCTTATCTGTCCCAAAATGGCCAATTGCGTGGAAATTCAAGCCATAGTGGCCCTCCTAATGTGGCATATGGCATGTATCCATTAACAGCAATGAACCCAAGTGGACCGACTTCAAATGGGCCTGGTGGTTCGCCTGTTGTGATGCTGTATCCATTTGACCACAATGCTAGTTATGGTTCTCAAGGTTCACAAGGAGAACAACTTGAGTTTGGGTCTCTGAGTTCAGCAGGTTTCTCAGGTGCAAATGAACAACCTCAGCCAGGTGAGGGAAATCGACAACGGGGAGCCTTTGAGGAACATCGATTTCGTGCAGTTTCTGGGCAACGGTCTTCTCCAGATCAGCCATCTTCACCTCATCATCAAAGGTAA